From the Oryctolagus cuniculus chromosome 17, mOryCun1.1, whole genome shotgun sequence genome, the window GGTCCGGGGGCTGTCGCGGAGGCACGGAGTCACCCATCAGTCCAGTTCTCCACGGTCCCCATCCCTGAATGGTACTGTAGGGAGGACTCCCGGGACAGGGAGAAGCTCTGAGAGTACAGAAACTCGCTGGCAGCATtcaggtgtggggaggggggcttCCGCTCACACACCGCGGGGAGGCCGCGCTCTCTGGGGAAGGAGGCGCTGGGCCCCCGCTCCCGGACCTGAGATTGGGAGAGCTGGTTGTAGACGCTGAAGTGCGCGTTTCCTGGCGGCTGGGAGCTCTGCGCGGAGATGGCGGGCAGCCGAGGCATCATGGTGGTGGCAGTGAAGTGCGTGGGGAAGGGCTGGTAGGGCACAGTCTCCATGGTCTGGACGCTGTAGCTGGTGTACGGTGAGACCGAAGTCCACATGTTACAGCTCAGTGGGGGCGGGGGCAAGTCGTCCACCCCAGACACCCCGGCGATCTCGGGCCCCGAGCCTGAGTACATGCACGCTTCTCGTGGGGTCACCTCACTGCAGTAGGAGGGGCTCAGCATCTGCTGGTCGTAAGGAGGGGGAGAACGGAAGTAGTGGTCCTCCCCCACTGAAGAGGGGGCTTCCAGATAGGATCGCTTGCAGGGCAAGTCCAGGTGGCGGGCGCTGTCTGCTGGAGGACAAAAACATACTCAGGGAGAGCCATTTCCACCCGCCCGGCACCTCCCCCACTGCCGCTGGATGCCACAGCAGGCTTCCCTCGTCACTCAGTGCCCACCCTCGCCCGTGTCGCCATGGCACGCCCACAAACGTCTTAATCAGCTACAGCTTTTAGAAGGCGGTGGCAGCCAAAAAGTGGTTGGATCCCAGACCCTAATCAAAGGCCATGGGGGACCCCAGAGCCCTGGACACCGAGTGACgtgctggaccaggctgtgaTCCTTTGCCAGCCTCCTCCTGGGGTGGTGAGAGGCCCTGATGTGTGCTGGCGTTCTcaggccaggccagccctggccaaggaaaGTGGAGGCAACTGCCAGGCCCAACCAGGCTCTGAGGCCACATTTGTCTGAACTAGCCAGAAAATTAAGGCCACCATGTTTCTGCTTCATTCCTCAGCTCCTGTAGGCACGTTTCTGTTGTGTGTAGAAAAGGGAGTTAACCCTACTGTGGACAGAGACGGCCCATAAGATTGTTATCACGCCAGCTCAGACACCAAGACATCTACAACTTCAGGAAAGGAGCCGACGGTGAGAAAGAAGGGTCCCTCGGGCTTctcaggctaagctgctgccctGGTGTTGCTGACATGGATGTCCTGTCTGTGGGTCTTTCAGCATCTTCAGCTGCAGGAGTGGCCCACCCTCCTCTGGGGTACCGGGAGGACCCAGGCCTGAAGGCTCCGGTGGTGGCCTGCTCAACAAATCGAAGGACACTTATCCACACTTATCCTGGCCgccctcctgctgcctctgaggatcATTCTGGAGGCCAGTGTGtgcacagggcagggcagcctggaggagggagctggctctgcaggccggTGCTCACCTCTCTCCGATGCCCCTCCTCGAGAGACATCTtccctgccctgggggagctgGATCTTCCCCCACTCACCCCTCCTCCCCATCTTCCCCCCAGAGtcttcttctctccctgcacTAAGCTCTTAGCCTTGGCAGGTGGCCAGTGACTCTAGGTCAGGACTAAGCAAATGTCTTCCATCAAGAGACAGCGAGGAAATGGATCAGGCTTTGGGGGCCACACAACATCCACCACAAGTCCTCATCCTGCAGCTGGCCCCTGAAAGCAGCCGTGGACAACATGGACGTAAATGAgggtggctgtgttccaataaagctttatttatagaGACTAAATTTTGAACTTCAGATACTGTTCACATgtcatgaaatctttttttttttttttttttttttgacaggcagagtggacagtgagagaggagagagagagagaaaggttttcctttgccgttggttcaccctccaatggccgccgcggccggcgcactgcgctgatccgaaggcaggagccaggtgcttctcctggtctcccatggggtgcagagcccaagcacttgggccatcctccactgcactccctggccacagcagagagctggcctggaagaggggcaaccgggacagaatccggtgccccgaccaggactagaacctggtgtgccggcgccgcaaggcggaggattagcctagtgagccgcggcacaggctaTGTCATGAAATCTTATGTTGACCTTTTCCCCACTGTTTGAAAACTGTGAAAAACATTGTGCACAGGCGGCACATCAGTTTAGTGCTCAGGCCCCAGTTTGCCAACCTGCTCTCGGTCACTGAGCTCTAACAGGGCTTGTGCACGGGGTACCCAGAGTTCAGCCTGGCTGGTGGCTGGGAGTGGTGCTGAGAGAACATGCTGGATCACAAGCAAAAGTCCCagacatggccggcgccgcggctcactaggctaatcctctgcctgtggcgccagcacccccggttctagtcccagttggggcaccggattctgtcccagttgctcctcttccagtccagctctctgctgtggcccaggaaggcagtggcaaatggcccaagtgcttgggccctgcacccacatgggaaaccaggaagaggcgcctggctcctggcttcagatcggcacagcgccggccatagcggtcatttgggggatgaaccaacggaaaggaagacttttctctctgtctctctctctctcactgtctaactctgcctgtcaaaaaaaaaaaaaaaaaaaaaaaaaaaaaaagtcccagacTTGTCCCCAAGAGAATGGCAGTAGCCTGGTGGGATCTTCGATGGAGTAACACTAACCATCCCCATTCCATCCACGGAGACACCGAGACCTGGTACCACAGCACAGCACTGGTGTTCCGGTTCCCAGCCCAGGGTCCCTACTACAAAGCAGCCCAGCCCCAAAAGTGCCACTACCATCTCTCGGGCCCCAGTCTGTAACCATGATGGCTCATCTCATTTCAATTTGCAAATTTGCAAGAGCCTGTGCAGATCCTGGTGTGGAGACAGAGGGCTACAGGGCTGTCCCACCCTGCAGTCTAGGAACCTCCATAGATGACGGCCCCAATCCGTAAGCCTGTGGACTCTGGGGCCTCAGCCTCCCCTCACCTCTAGCCCGACTAACGCTGTGTCTCCATCCTGCCCACAGAGCAGCAACTGCGAAGCCACACTTGCCAGGGCCTGGGGACACCAAGGCCACAAACAGTGAGCATTCCATACAAGATGAGAACCAGTCTTCCTGCACTGGGAAAGATGACCTTGAACCTGGCTATGATCTCGAACCATTCAGGTTTACTCTCCCCGCCACACAAGTaattgtgcgtgtgtgtgtgtgtgtgcccgtaTGTGTGactgggtgtgtatgtgtatgtgtgtggtaatGGGATATGTGTatatgggtgtgcatgtgtgtgtggcagtGGGGGTATGTGCTtgtgtaagtgtgtgtatatgtgtacaagagtgtgtgtgagtgggttGTACATGTGTGGCagtggggtatgtgtgtgcatgggtgtgtgagtTGGTGAATGTATGTGAGAATTAGCCGGGggaggactggcactgtggtgtagtgagttagagccctggcctgtagcactggcatcccatgtgggcaccagttcaagtcctggctgctctgcttccaatccagctctcagctgtggcctggggaagcagtggaagatgtcacaagtccttgggcacctctgcctctctgtaactttttctttcaaataaataataaagaaatctttgggggaaaaaagagagagagaacatgtgtgTGGCAGTGGGGGGGGGCAGCGTGCACGTGTATGTGTCATGGGGAGTGGCTGTGGagagagctcccccagccccgtcACCCCTCCAAGGCTTGCAGACCAGAGAGCTACCTCGTCTCTTCAAGCAGTGATAGAAGAGGCTGGAGTCCCTCTGGGCAGGGAAGGTATTGAGAGGAAGGTCCTGTGGCTCGGCCGCAGCAAACTGCATGTG encodes:
- the TBX4 gene encoding T-box transcription factor TBX4 isoform X3; protein product: MFPSYKVKVTGMNPKTKYILLIDIVPADDHRYKFCDNKWMVAGKAEPAMPGRLYVHPDSPATGAHWMRQLVSFQKLKLTNNHLDPFGHIILNSMHKYQPRLHIVKADENNAFGSKNTAFCTHVFPETSFISVTSYQNHKITQLKIENNPFAKGFRGSDDSDLRVARLQSKEYPVISKSIMRQRLVSTQLAAKPDVSPLHGAHQALQHYQYENGAHMQFAAAEPQDLPLNTFPAQRDSSLFYHCLKRRADSARHLDLPCKRSYLEAPSSVGEDHYFRSPPPYDQQMLSPSYCSEVTPREACMYSGSGPEIAGVSGVDDLPPPPLSCNMWTSVSPYTSYSVQTMETVPYQPFPTHFTATTMMPRLPAISAQSSQPPGNAHFSVYNQLSQSQVRERGPSASFPRERGLPAVCERKPPSPHLNAASEFLYSQSFSLSRESSLQYHSGMGTVENWTDG